The Vibrio pomeroyi genome window below encodes:
- the cmk gene encoding (d)CMP kinase encodes MPSQSPVITVDGPSGAGKGTLCMLLADKLGFHLLDSGAIYRVLALAAIHHGVDTESEDALVPLATHLDVQFIAEGDLVKVILEGEDVSGELRKEETGMAASKVAALPRVREALLRRQRAFSAAPGLVADGRDMGTVVFPEAEAKIFLDASAEERASRRLKQLQQKGLDVKFDDLLSEIQERDDRDRNRPVAPLRPAEDALVLDSTSMNIEQVVEKALHYIESKLAG; translated from the coding sequence ATGCCTTCTCAAAGCCCAGTGATTACGGTTGATGGACCAAGTGGTGCAGGTAAAGGTACCCTGTGTATGTTGCTAGCAGATAAGCTAGGCTTTCATCTTCTAGACTCAGGTGCGATCTATCGCGTACTGGCGTTAGCGGCAATTCATCACGGTGTAGATACTGAATCAGAAGACGCTTTAGTACCTCTTGCCACTCACTTAGACGTACAGTTTATTGCTGAAGGCGACCTAGTTAAGGTTATCTTAGAAGGTGAAGATGTGTCGGGTGAACTTCGTAAAGAAGAGACCGGCATGGCGGCTTCTAAAGTAGCTGCTCTACCTCGCGTTCGTGAAGCTCTGCTTCGTCGTCAACGTGCATTCAGCGCAGCGCCTGGCCTAGTGGCTGATGGCCGTGACATGGGAACGGTTGTGTTCCCTGAAGCTGAAGCAAAAATATTTTTAGATGCAAGTGCTGAAGAGCGTGCGAGTCGCCGCCTTAAACAGTTGCAACAGAAGGGGTTAGATGTTAAATTTGACGACCTTTTGAGCGAGATCCAAGAGCGAGACGACCGAGATCGTAATCGCCCAGTGGCGCCACTTCGCCCTGCAGAGGATGCTCTAGTGCTTGATTCCACCTCAATGAATATTGAGCAGGTAGTAGAAAAAGCACTACACTATATTGAATCGAAACTAGCTGGGTAA